The following are encoded together in the Salvia hispanica cultivar TCC Black 2014 chromosome 6, UniMelb_Shisp_WGS_1.0, whole genome shotgun sequence genome:
- the LOC125192564 gene encoding uncharacterized protein At2g34160-like yields the protein MEEITEGVSNIAIAGDTQKKNRIQVSNTKKPLFFYVNLAKRYMQQHNEVELSALGMAISTVVSVAEILKNNGFAVEKKIMTSTVEIRDESRGRPISKAKIEIVLGKTEKFDELMAAAAEERAGNGEEQS from the exons ATGGAGGAAATCACAGAGGGAGTGAGCAACATTGCCATCGCTGGAGATACTCAGAAGAAGAACCGCATCCAGGTGTCCAACACCAAAAAGCCGCTCTTCTTCTACGTCAATCTCGCTAAG AGGTACATGCAGCAGCACAATGAAGTGGAGCTTTCGGCTCTTGGAATGG CCATATCAACAGTTGTCAGTGTTGCTGAAATCCTGAAGAACAATGGATTTGCAGTTGAGAAGA AGATCATGACTTCTACTGTTGAAATCAGAGACGAGTCTAGAGGACGACCCATCTCGAAAGCGAAA ATTGAGATAGTGCTGGGAAAGACAGagaaatttgatgaattaatGGCAGCTGCTGCAGAGGAGAGAGCGGGAAATGGTGAAGAGCAAAGTTAA